The Mercurialis annua linkage group LG2, ddMerAnnu1.2, whole genome shotgun sequence genome contains a region encoding:
- the LOC126667896 gene encoding protein pleiotropic regulatory locus 1 isoform X2 translates to MEYKGMKSATEIPRAVPSSASDGGSQTSAPSNVLALTGPDDSRNPQKSGVPNALVIGPTPQSKGINDVGPPGKSTALISGIKSSERYSTSALMERIPSKWPRPVWHAPWKQYRVISGHLGWVRSIAFDPSNTWFCTGSADRTIKIWDIGSGRLKLTLTGHIEQVRGLAVSQRHTYMFSAGDDKQVKCWDLEQNKVVRSYHGHLSGVYCLAVHPTIDLLLTGGRDSVCRVWDIRSKVQAFALSGHDNTVCSVFTRPTDPQVVTGSHDTTIKFWDLRNGKTMSTLTHHKKSVRAMALHPSEHSFASASADNIKKFNLPKGEFLHNMLSQQKTIINAMAVNEDGVVATGGDNGSIWFWDWKSGHNFQQTQTIVQPGSLDSEAGIYAISYDLTGSRLVTCEADKTIKMWREDENATPETHPLNFKPPKDIRRF, encoded by the exons ATGGAGTATAAAGGAATGAAAAGCGCCACTGAAATTCCGCGAGCAGTTCCTTCTTCTGCAAGTGACGGTGGTAGTCAAACATCTGCGCCTTCTAATGTTCTTGCTCTTACAG GCCCAGATGATTCTAGGAACCCGCAAAAGAGCGGGGTTCCAAATGCATTGGTGATTGGTCCAACTCCACAATCAAAGGGAAT CAATGACGTTGGTCCTCCGGGGAAAAGCACTGCCTTGATTTCTGGCATTAAATCATCCGAAAG GTATTCTACATCAGCTTTAATGGAAAGAATACCAAGCAAATGGCCACGTCCTGTCTGGCACGCACCATGGAAGCAGTACAGG GTTATTAGTGGCCATCTGGGATGGGTAAGATCTATTGCGTTTGATCCAAGTAATACATGGTTTTGTACAGGTTCTGCTGATCGTACAATCAAG ATATGGGATATAGGAAGTGGAAGGTTAAAGCTCACATTGACTGGGCACATCGAACAAGTACGAG GCCTGGCTGTGAGCCAAAGACACACCTACATGTTTTCTGCTGGCGATGACAAGCAGGTGAAATGCTGGGATCTTGAACAGAATAAG GTTGTCCGATCATATCATGGTCATCTAAGTGGTGTCTATTGCTTGGCTGTTCATCCCACAATTGATCTTTTGCTAACCGGTGGACGTGATTCTGTTTGCCGG GTTTGGGATATTCGATCAAAAGTTCAAGCTTTTGCACTGTCTGGGCATGATAATACAGTATGCTCAGTTTTCACTCGACCAACG GATCCACAAGTTGTCACTGGATCACATGACACAACCATTAAGTTCTGGGATCTTAGAAATG GCAAGACTATGTCAACGCTGACACACCACAAGAAATCTGTCCGAGCTATGGCATTGCATCCTTCTGA gcATTCTTTTGCCTCTGCATCAGCTGACAACATCAAGAAATTCAACCTTCCGAAAGGAGAATTCTTGCATAACATGCT CTCTCAGCAGAAGACAATCATTAATGCAATGGCTGTCAATGAGGATGGTGTAGTAGCTACAGGAG GTGATAATGGTAGTATATGGTTCTGGGATTGGAAGAGCGGTCATAATTTTCAGCAAACCCAAACAATTGTGCAGCCTG GCTCATTGGATAGTGAAGCTGGTATATATGCTATCTCATATGACTTAACCGGCTCAAGGCTCGTAACATGTGAAGCTGacaagacaattaaaatgtgGAGAGAGGATGAAAATGCAACCCCGGAAACTCATCCTCTCAATTTCAAGCCACCTAAAGATATCAGGCGGTTCTAA
- the LOC126667896 gene encoding protein pleiotropic regulatory locus 1 isoform X1 codes for MPTLTPEMEPVEPQSLKKLSLKSLKRSLDLFSPLHGQPAPPDPESRKIRMNHKINMEYKGMKSATEIPRAVPSSASDGGSQTSAPSNVLALTGPDDSRNPQKSGVPNALVIGPTPQSKGINDVGPPGKSTALISGIKSSERYSTSALMERIPSKWPRPVWHAPWKQYRVISGHLGWVRSIAFDPSNTWFCTGSADRTIKIWDIGSGRLKLTLTGHIEQVRGLAVSQRHTYMFSAGDDKQVKCWDLEQNKVVRSYHGHLSGVYCLAVHPTIDLLLTGGRDSVCRVWDIRSKVQAFALSGHDNTVCSVFTRPTDPQVVTGSHDTTIKFWDLRNGKTMSTLTHHKKSVRAMALHPSEHSFASASADNIKKFNLPKGEFLHNMLSQQKTIINAMAVNEDGVVATGGDNGSIWFWDWKSGHNFQQTQTIVQPGSLDSEAGIYAISYDLTGSRLVTCEADKTIKMWREDENATPETHPLNFKPPKDIRRF; via the exons ATGCCAACTCTTACACCAGAGATGGAGCCGGTCGAACCACAATCTCTCAAGAAACTTAGTCTCAAATCCCTAAAGAGAAGTCTTGATCTGTTTTCACCACTTCACGGCCAGCCAGCTCCTCCCGATCCCGAAAG TAGAAAAATTCGAATGAACCACAAG ATAAATATGGAGTATAAAGGAATGAAAAGCGCCACTGAAATTCCGCGAGCAGTTCCTTCTTCTGCAAGTGACGGTGGTAGTCAAACATCTGCGCCTTCTAATGTTCTTGCTCTTACAG GCCCAGATGATTCTAGGAACCCGCAAAAGAGCGGGGTTCCAAATGCATTGGTGATTGGTCCAACTCCACAATCAAAGGGAAT CAATGACGTTGGTCCTCCGGGGAAAAGCACTGCCTTGATTTCTGGCATTAAATCATCCGAAAG GTATTCTACATCAGCTTTAATGGAAAGAATACCAAGCAAATGGCCACGTCCTGTCTGGCACGCACCATGGAAGCAGTACAGG GTTATTAGTGGCCATCTGGGATGGGTAAGATCTATTGCGTTTGATCCAAGTAATACATGGTTTTGTACAGGTTCTGCTGATCGTACAATCAAG ATATGGGATATAGGAAGTGGAAGGTTAAAGCTCACATTGACTGGGCACATCGAACAAGTACGAG GCCTGGCTGTGAGCCAAAGACACACCTACATGTTTTCTGCTGGCGATGACAAGCAGGTGAAATGCTGGGATCTTGAACAGAATAAG GTTGTCCGATCATATCATGGTCATCTAAGTGGTGTCTATTGCTTGGCTGTTCATCCCACAATTGATCTTTTGCTAACCGGTGGACGTGATTCTGTTTGCCGG GTTTGGGATATTCGATCAAAAGTTCAAGCTTTTGCACTGTCTGGGCATGATAATACAGTATGCTCAGTTTTCACTCGACCAACG GATCCACAAGTTGTCACTGGATCACATGACACAACCATTAAGTTCTGGGATCTTAGAAATG GCAAGACTATGTCAACGCTGACACACCACAAGAAATCTGTCCGAGCTATGGCATTGCATCCTTCTGA gcATTCTTTTGCCTCTGCATCAGCTGACAACATCAAGAAATTCAACCTTCCGAAAGGAGAATTCTTGCATAACATGCT CTCTCAGCAGAAGACAATCATTAATGCAATGGCTGTCAATGAGGATGGTGTAGTAGCTACAGGAG GTGATAATGGTAGTATATGGTTCTGGGATTGGAAGAGCGGTCATAATTTTCAGCAAACCCAAACAATTGTGCAGCCTG GCTCATTGGATAGTGAAGCTGGTATATATGCTATCTCATATGACTTAACCGGCTCAAGGCTCGTAACATGTGAAGCTGacaagacaattaaaatgtgGAGAGAGGATGAAAATGCAACCCCGGAAACTCATCCTCTCAATTTCAAGCCACCTAAAGATATCAGGCGGTTCTAA
- the LOC126669887 gene encoding stigma-specific STIG1-like protein 1 produces MLCTYLLIILLLSIPTSHHDRRIIGARELTRMREYSDAPQHLNFLRSTTLRGRQRVISCANDAEVCLDREKNPWGGTTCCFRKVCRDTLRDSRNCGACGKTCGFGFVCCDGKCVDIQNDPKHCGACFEVCRADQGSHMSRKLELISQLEKRLDIA; encoded by the exons ATGCTTTGTACATACTTATTGATCATCCTCCTTCTTTCGATTCCTACTTCACACCACGATCGTAGAATTATCGGTGCTCGCGAGCTGACTCGTATGCGAGAATATTCAGACGCTCCACAACACTTGAATTTCTTAAGGTCTACAACTTTAAGGGGGAGGCAGAGGGTTATTTCATGTGCTAATGATGCCGAAGTGTGTTTGGATCGCGAGAAAAATCCGTGGGGCGGCACCACGTGTTGCTTTCGCAAGGTGTGCAGAGATACCCTGAGAGATTCCAGAAATTGTGGAGCTTGTGGCAAAACATGTGGGTTTGGATTTGTATGCTGTGATGGTAAATGTGTGGATATTCAGAATGATCCTAAACATTGTGGTGCTTGTTTTGAAGTGTGCCGTGCAGATCAAG GCTCCCACATGTCTAGAAAGTTAGAACTTATAAGTCAATTAGAAaagcggcttgatatcgcttaa
- the LOC126667095 gene encoding uncharacterized protein LOC126667095, which yields MIDDRQYHHHHHYNHGGPPHGIILAVVVCVVVLVPFILGDQGEAITEAITELLSPVGLLLLPIILLLVIQFLSSERGSFVSSVFSTGEPDTIHRVSGSPVGVALFLVLILFLLYNRMSIFGGDDDSGD from the coding sequence atgaTAGACGACAGACAgtaccaccaccaccaccactacAATCACGGCGGTCCACCGCACGGGATCATTCTCGCGGTGGTTGTATGCGTAGTAGTCTTAGTTCCGTTCATACTCGGCGACCAAGGTGAAGCCATAACCGAAGCCATTACAGAGCTTTTAAGTCCAGTTGGTCTTCTTCTTCTGCCCATTATTCTTCTGCTGGTCATTCAGTTTCTCTCGTCGGAGCGTGGCTCTTTTGTCTCCTCCGTCTTCTCCACCGGAGAACCGGACACTATTCACCGTGTTAGTGGCTCGCCGGTCGGTGTAGCTTTGTTTCTCGTACTGATCTTGTTTTTGCTTTATAATCGCATGTCTATCTTTGGTGGAGATGATGATTCAGGTGATTAA
- the LOC126669819 gene encoding chaperone protein dnaJ 49, whose amino-acid sequence MDGNKDEAVRCIGIAEQAIASRNKEKALKFIKIAQRLNRDLSVDDLLTACENLGFSGSNSNQSFPEKCVVGGNADENKSSRGKIDGGMKGERNYTEEHVELIRRVNRNKDYYAVLGVEKSCSVEEIRKAYRKLSLKVHPDKNKAPGSEDAFKKVCKAFKCLSEDSSRREYDQSGLVDEFEYNQQHNVRRARRRRNVHDFYDDDFDPDVIFRSFFGQTEMFRAHHVYRTRATGERDHQREVFNGGGSNLLLLLQIVPFLLIFLLAYLPFSEPVYSLHKNYSHQIPQTTEKHGVEFFVKSSAFDENYPIGSTERANIEDTVIKDYRNVLWRHCQMEMQRRHWNKHMPTPHCDRLRDLGLA is encoded by the coding sequence ATGGATGGTAACAAGGATGAAGCTGTAAGATGCATTGGAATTGCTGAACAAGCAATTGCATCAAGAAATAAAGAGAAagcattaaaatttattaagatTGCTCAACGTTTAAACCGCGATTTATCCGTTGATGATCTTTTAACTGCTTGTGAGAACCTCGGTTTTTCGGGGTCGAACTCGAATCAATCTTTTCCTGAAAAATGTGTTGTCGGTGGTAATGCCGATGAGAACAAGTCTAGTCGCGGTAAAATTGACGGTGGTATGAAAGGTGAGCGGAATTATACGGAAGAACACGTGGAATTGATTAGGCGAGTTAATAGGAATAAGGATTATTATGCTGTTCTTGGTGTTGAAAAGAGTTGTTCTGTTGAGGAGATTAGGAAGGCTTATCGGAAATTGTCGTTGAAAGTTCACCCTGATAAGAACAAGGCGCCGGGATCTGAGGACGCGTTCAAGAAAGTCTGCAAGGCGTTTAAGTGTTTGAGTGAGGATAGTTCGAGGAGGGAGTATGATCAAAGTGGTTTAGTTGATGAATTCGAGTATAACCAGCAGCATAATGTTAGGCGGGCAAGGAGGAGAAGAAATGTGCATGATTTCTATGATGATGATTTTGATCCGGATGTGATATTTAGGTCATTTTTTGGTCAGACTGAAATGTTTAGGGCACATCATGTTTATAGGACTAGAGCAACTGGTGAGCGTGATCATCAGCGAGAGGTGTTTAATGGAGGAGGTTCGAATTTGCTTCTTCTTTTACAGATAGTGCCTTTCTTGTTGATTTTCTTACTTGCTTATCTGCCATTTTCGGAGCCTGTTTATTCGCTGCATAAGAATTATTCCCATCAGATTCCCCAAACAACTGAGAAACATGGTGTAGAATTTTTTGTTAAATCATCAGCTTTTGACGAAAACTATCCTATTGGAAGTACTGAACGAGCCAACATTGAGGACACTGTGATCAAGGATTATAGAAATGTACTTTGGCGTCATTGTCAGATGGAAATGCAGAGACGACACTGGAACAAGCATATGCCTACTCCTCACTGTGATAGGCTACGTGATCTCGGGTTAGCATGA
- the LOC126669566 gene encoding translationally-controlled tumor protein homolog isoform X1 has translation MLVYQDLFTGDELLSDSFPYKEIENGILWEVEGKWVVQGAVDVNIGANPSAEGGGEDEGVDDQAVKVVDIVDTFRLQEQPPFDKKQFIGYIKKFIKEVTAKLDAEKQEHFKKNIEGATKFLLSKIKDFQFFVGESMSDNGSLVLAYYREGSADPTFLYFAHALKEVKC, from the exons ATGTTGGTTTATCAGGATTTATTCACCG GTGATGAGCTTCTCTCGGACTCATTCCCTTATAAGGAAATTGAGAATGGAATTCTGTGGGAAGTAGAGGGGAag TGGGTTGTTCAAGGTGCCGTTGATGTTAACATTGGTGCCAATCCATCTGCTGAGGGTGGAGGTGAAGATGAGGGTGTCGATGACCAAGCTGTTAAAGTTGTGGACATCGTTGACACATTTAGACTCCAG GAGCAACCTCCTTTTGACAAGAAGCAGTTTATTGGATATATAAAGAAGTTCATTAAGGAAGTGACAGCCAAGCTGGATGCGGAAAAACAAGAgcattttaagaaaaacattgaGGGAGCAACCAAGTTCCTTCTCTCAAAGATCAAAGACTTCCAATT TTTTGTCGGGGAGAGCATGTCTGATAATGGATCTCTAGTCCTTGCTTACTACAGGGAAGGTTCTGCTGACCCAACATTTTTGTACTTCGCCCATGCTTTGAAGGAGGTCAAGTGCTAA
- the LOC126669566 gene encoding translationally-controlled tumor protein homolog isoform X2 — protein sequence MLVYQDLFTGDELLSDSFPYKEIENGILWEVEGKWVVQGAVDVNIGANPSAEGGGEDEGVDDQAVKVVDIVDTFRLQEQPPFDKKQFIGYIKKFIKEVTAKLDAEKQEHFKKNIEGATKFLLSKIKDFQFFVGESIC from the exons ATGTTGGTTTATCAGGATTTATTCACCG GTGATGAGCTTCTCTCGGACTCATTCCCTTATAAGGAAATTGAGAATGGAATTCTGTGGGAAGTAGAGGGGAag TGGGTTGTTCAAGGTGCCGTTGATGTTAACATTGGTGCCAATCCATCTGCTGAGGGTGGAGGTGAAGATGAGGGTGTCGATGACCAAGCTGTTAAAGTTGTGGACATCGTTGACACATTTAGACTCCAG GAGCAACCTCCTTTTGACAAGAAGCAGTTTATTGGATATATAAAGAAGTTCATTAAGGAAGTGACAGCCAAGCTGGATGCGGAAAAACAAGAgcattttaagaaaaacattgaGGGAGCAACCAAGTTCCTTCTCTCAAAGATCAAAGACTTCCAATT TTTTGTCGGGGAGAgcatttgttga
- the LOC126668960 gene encoding kinesin-like protein KIN-13A produces the protein MGGGQMHQQTNAAAATSLYDPAAAGGVSSQHNAGGGVPTTDAGDAVMARWLQSAGLQHLASPLASTTGIDNRHLPNLLMQGYGAQSAEEKQRLFKLMRNLNFNGESASETYTSTAQTSAGMAASDSFYSPEFRGDFGAGLLDLHAMDDTELLSEHVMSEPFEQSPFMPGGSKGFDNDFNVTSDRQQRGQNDPDSSVAFTNDKDISTRENNVAKIKVVVRKRPLNKKETSRKEDDIVTVLENSVTLHEPKLKVDLTAFVEKHEFCFDAVLDQHVTNDEVYRNTVEPIIPTIFQRTKATCFAYGQTGSGKTFTMQPLPLRAAEDLVRWLHQPVYRNQRFKLWLSFFEIYGGKLYDLLSERKKLCMREDGRQQVCIVGLQEFEVSDVQIVKEFIERGNAARSTGSTGANEESSRSHAILQLAVKKHSEVKDTRRNNNDVNESKSGKMVGKISFIDLAGSERGADTTDNDRQTRIEGAEINKSLLALKECIRALDNDQIHIPFRGSKLTEVLRDSFVGNSRTVMISCISPNAGSCEHTLNTLRYADRVKSLSKGGNPRKDQIVNSLPPTTKDVSLIPSLPAASDVDDAYEQVETKAGDTGRRAVERETFAYNPATDYDRQPHSSTSSYPINGREERGSSGSADRERFEINNSYGGSTSQKVYPSVSQNSVDAEEKVQKVSPTRRKGVREEKPEKLGNWLKKESSGSDVSSSNSRQQNMGNYTSNNTMLRKYEPLPDGNINAILEEEEALIAAHRKEIEDTMEIVREEMKLLAEVDQPGSLIDNYVTQLSFVLSRKAAGLVSLQARLARFQHRLKEQEILSRKRVPR, from the exons ATGGGCGGTGGCCAGATGCATCAGCAGACCAATGCTGCTGCGGCGACCTCTTTATATGATCCTGCCGCGGCGGGTGGTGTGTCCTCGCAGCATAATGCTGGAGGAGGAGTTCCCACTACCGATGCCGGTGATGCGGTGATGGCTCGCTGGCTTCAGTCTGCCGGTTTGCAGCATCTGGCCTCTCCGTTGGCGTCTACTACCGGCATTGATAATCGCCACCTGCCTAATCTCTTAATGCAG GGTTATGGAGCACAATCTGCTGAAGAGAAGCAGAGGCTTTTCAAGCTAATGAGAAACCTCAATTTCAATGGGGAATCAGCTTCTGAAACTTACACATCAACTGCACAAACTTCAGCTGGTATGGCAGCATCAGATAGTTTTTATTCTCCAGAGTTTAGGGGTGATTTTGGTGCTGGCCTTTTGGATCTTCATGCTATGGATGATACAGAGCTTCTATCTGAG CATGTCATGTCAGAGCCTTTTGAGCAATCACCCTTCATGCCTGGTGGTTCAAAAGGATTTGACAATGATTTCAATGTGACTAGTGATAGACAGCAAAGAGGGCAAAATGATCCTGACTCATCTGTTGCCTTCACTAATGACAAAGATATCAGTACGAGGGAAAATAATGTGGCTAAAATTAAAGTCGTG GTACGGAAAAGACCATTGAACAAGAAGGAGACTTCCCGAAAGGAGGATGATATTGTTACTGTATTGGAGAATTCTGTAACTTTGCATGAGCCAAAGTTAAAG GTAGACTTGACCGCCTTTGTTGAGAAGCATGAATTTTGTTTTGATGCTGTTCTGGATCAGCATGTCACCAATGACGAG GTTTATCGTAATACTGTGGAGCCAATTATCCCCACCATTTTCCAAAGAACTAAAGCTACATGTTTCGCATATGGTCAAACAG GTAGTGGTAAAACATTCACCATGCAACCATTGCCATTGAGAGCTGCTGAAGATCTGGTTAGATGGTTGCATCAGCCGGTTTATCGTAATCAGAGATTTAAACTGTGGCttagtttttttgaaatatacggGGGGAAACTTTATGATCTTCTCAGTGAAAGAAA GAAGCTTTGCATGAGAGAAGATGGGCGGCAACAAGTTTGCATTGTTGGACTGCAAGAGTTTGAAGTTTCTGATGTACAAATTGTTAAGGAATTCATTGAGAGGGGAAATGCTGCAAGAAGTACAGGATCTACCGGTGCCAATGAGGAATCATCAAGGTCGCATGCTATCTTACAGCTTGCAGTTAAGAAGCACAGTGAGGTTAAAGATACCAGGAGGAATAATAACGATGTAAATGAATCAAAAAGTGGAAAAATGGTTGGaaaaatttcttttatagatcTTGCTGGTAGTGAACGAGGTGCAGATACCACTGATAATGACCGACAAACTAG GATTGAAGGTGCGGAAATTAACAAGAGCCTGTTGGCCCTTAAGGAATGTATTCGTGCTCTGGACAATGACCAGATTCATATACCATTTCGTGGGAGCAAACTTACAGAAGTACTCCGTGATTCCTTTGTTGGCAACTCTAGGACAGTGATGATTTCTTGCATTTCTCCAAATGCGGGTTCGTGCGAACATACACTCAATACTTTGAGATATGCTGATAG GGTTAAAAGTCTTTCAAAAGGCGGTAATCCAAGAAAGGATCAGATTGTAAATTCATTACCTCCAACTACTAAAGATGTGTCATTAATACCATCACTGCCAGCTGCTTCCGATGTAGATGATGCTTATGAGCAAGTAGAAACTAAAGCTGGGGATACAGGTAGAAGGGCTGTAGAGAGAGAAACTTTTGCCTACAACCCGGCTACTGATTATGACAGACAGCCACATAGTTCTACTTCAAGTTACCCTATAAATGGGCGAGAAGAACGTGGGTCTTCCGGCTCAGCAGATAGAGAGAGGTTTGAAATAAACAATTCATATGGGGGCTCCACAAGTCAAAAAGTCTATCCATCAGTCTCCCAAAACTCGGTTGATGCAGAAGAGAAGGTGCAAAAGGTATCACCAACTCGTAGAAAAGGAGTTAGGGAAGAAAAACCAGAGAAGTTGGGTAATTGGTTGAAGAAAGAGAGCAGTGGATCTGATGTTTCCTCCTCAAACTCTAGGCAGCAGAATATGGGAAACTATACCTCAAATAATACCATGTTGAGAAAATATGAACCACTTCCAGATGGGAATATCAATGCGATACTTGAG GAAGAGGAGGCCCTAATCGCTGCTCATAGAAAAGAAATCGAGGATACAATGGAGATTGTTCGTGAG GAAATGAAACTGTTGGCAGAAGTAGACCAACCAGGTAGTCTCATCGACAACTATGTGACTCAGTTGAGCTTTGTACTCTCGCGCAAGGCTGCAGGTCTGGTTAGTCTACAAGCTCGTCTTGCAAGGTTTCAGCATCGACTAAAAGAACAAGAAATACTTAGTCGGAAAAGAGTTCCTCGATAA
- the LOC126669847 gene encoding ubiquitin-like-specific protease ESD4 translates to MGALTSNSKRDPFSNSPDFHISKKPKLSYMQQISNQTLGSSNSTVSRISRYPEPRNKSKFRREVHAPCRIVKFGLSSLSRANDIDSADRRQSFGGDDMGNFLSKKLDSAKRSAVGAFRYLATYKPVIGAVDNGFDRREKAVLVSEDSSIEEGEDGDLGGNKNKVDDNDVKILEERSVVTNDGILGLRNAGRELEYLVLNGELDVSSVEAYKKLLENAERRNPKLQALDFEIELNEKRRSLYQLLRPLKKPEEKLQEIPKEPFIPLTKEEETEVKRAFTANYRRKTLATHKNSNIDITGELLHCLAPGAWLNDEVINVYLELLKEREMREPQRFLKCHFFNTFFYKKLLNGNYKAVRRWTTERKLGYFLMDCDKIFVPVHREVHWCLAVINKKDQKFQYLDSLKGRDFKVLEALAKYYVEEVKDKSKKEIDVSNWEREFVEDLPEQENGYDCGVFMIKYADFYSRDVGLCFGQEHMPYFRMRTAKEVLRLKAD, encoded by the exons ATGGGAGCTTTAACGAGCAACAGTAAGCGAGATCCGTTTTCAAATTCACCCGATTTTCATATTTCAAAAAAACCTAAATTATCTTACATGCAACAAATTTCAAACCAAACCCTAGGCTCATCAAACAGTACGGTCTCTAGAATTTCAAGGTACCCGGAGCCTAGAAATAAGTCAAAGTTTCGTAGAGAAGTTCATGCGCCTTGTAGAATAGTTAAATTTGGGTTGTCATCGTTGTCTAGGGCAAACGATATCGATTCAGCGGATAGGAGACAATCTTTTGGTGGTGATGATATGGGTAATTTCTTGAGTAAGAAGCTTGATTCTGCTAAGAGAAGTGCAGTTGGTGCTTTTCGGTATTTGGCTACGTATAAGCCCGTAATTGGGGCTGTTGATAACGGATTTGATAGGCGCGAAAAGGCGGTTTTAGTGTCTGAGGATTCTAGTATTGAAGAAGGGGAAGATGGGGATTTGGGGGGAAATAAGAATAAGGTGGATGATAATGATGTGAAAATTTTGGAGGAGAGATCAGTGGTTACTAATGATGGGATTTTGGGATTACGAAATGCGGGGAGAGAATTGGAGTATTTGGTATTGAATGGTGAATTGGATGTATCTAGTGTTGAGGCTTATAAGAAATTGTTAGAGAATGCTGAGAGAAGGAATCCAAAATTGCAAGCCTTGGATTTTGAGATTGAATTGAATGAGAAAAGGCGGAGCTTATACCAGTTGCTTCGGCCCCTGAAGAAACCGGAAGAGAAACTGCAG GAGATTCCCAAGGAGCCCTTTATACCTCTTACAAAGGAGGAAGAGACTGAGGTTAAACGTGCATTTACAGCTAATTATAG GAGGAAGACTCTGGCTACTCACAAGAATTCGAATATTGACATCACGGGGGAACTTTTGCATTGCCTTGCACCAGGGGCATGGTTGAATGATGAGGTGATCAACGTGTACCTAGAGTTGTTGAAAGAAAGAGAAATGCGGGAACCACAAAGGTTTCTTAAATGCCATTTCTTCAACACATTTTTCTACAAAAAG TTACTGAACGGGAACTATAAAGCTGTCAGAAGATGGACCACAGAAAGGAAGTTGGGATACTTTTTGATGGATTGTGATAAA ATATTTGTTCCTGTTCATAGAGAGGTCCACTGGTGTTTGGCAGTTATCAATAAGAAGGATCAGAAATTCCAATATCTTGATTCGCTCAAAGGAAGGGACTTCAAAGTGCTGGAAGCTCTG GCTAAATATTATGTCGAGGAAGTGAAGGACAAGAGTAAAAAGGAAATTGATGTAAGTAATTGGGAACGTGAATTTGTTGAAGATCTTCCTGAACAGGAGAATGG GTATGATTGCGGTGTATTCATGATCAAATATGCAGATTTTTATAGCAGAGACGTAGGTCTTTGTTTTGGCCAG GAGCATATGCCCTATTTTCGGATGCGAACAGCTAAAGAGGTATTGAGACTGAAAGCTGACTGA